One stretch of Cololabis saira isolate AMF1-May2022 chromosome 15, fColSai1.1, whole genome shotgun sequence DNA includes these proteins:
- the s100s gene encoding S100 calcium binding protein S isoform X1 produces MFKKKKKKNVYCFCTIKCVFTLTPCITDVNYLCLCVHSLLLQEPSTRRSKMPDTIMSKEPTSNLESAMQMLIKTFHKYSGKEGDKYTLSRGELKELLVEELGSYLGSSKDNEAVEKVMNDLDANNDGEVDFTEFIILMGALTVACNDFFLEFKTDDTAKEGSGSAEKKE; encoded by the exons atgtttaaaaaaaaaaagaagaagaatgtgTATTGTTTCTGCACAATCAAATGTGTGTTCACACTCACCCCCTGCATCACTGACGTGAAttatctgtgtctgtgtgtgcacagTCTTCTTCTCCAAGAGCCCAGCACAAGGCGCTCCAAGATGCCGGACACAAT CATGTCCAAGGAACCCACTTCCAACCTGGAGAGTGCCATGCAGATGCTGATAAAAACCTTCCACAAGTACTCAGGGAAGGAGGGAGACAAGTACACCCTGAGCAGGGgtgagctgaaggagctgctggtggaAGAGCTGGGGAGTTACCTGGGG agctCTAAAGATAATGAAGCAGTTGAGAAAGTGATGAATGACCTGGACGCCAACAATGACGGGGAGGTGGACTTCACCGAGTTCATTATTCTGATGGGAGCCCTCACAGTCGCCTGCAACGACTTCTTCCTGGAGTTCAAAACAGATGACACGGCAAAAGAGGGAAGCGGATCAGCAGAGAAGAAAGAGTGA
- the s100s gene encoding S100 calcium binding protein S isoform X2, translating into MPDTIMSKEPTSNLESAMQMLIKTFHKYSGKEGDKYTLSRGELKELLVEELGSYLGSSKDNEAVEKVMNDLDANNDGEVDFTEFIILMGALTVACNDFFLEFKTDDTAKEGSGSAEKKE; encoded by the exons ATGCCGGACACAAT CATGTCCAAGGAACCCACTTCCAACCTGGAGAGTGCCATGCAGATGCTGATAAAAACCTTCCACAAGTACTCAGGGAAGGAGGGAGACAAGTACACCCTGAGCAGGGgtgagctgaaggagctgctggtggaAGAGCTGGGGAGTTACCTGGGG agctCTAAAGATAATGAAGCAGTTGAGAAAGTGATGAATGACCTGGACGCCAACAATGACGGGGAGGTGGACTTCACCGAGTTCATTATTCTGATGGGAGCCCTCACAGTCGCCTGCAACGACTTCTTCCTGGAGTTCAAAACAGATGACACGGCAAAAGAGGGAAGCGGATCAGCAGAGAAGAAAGAGTGA
- the s100s gene encoding S100 calcium binding protein S isoform X3 has translation MSKEPTSNLESAMQMLIKTFHKYSGKEGDKYTLSRGELKELLVEELGSYLGSSKDNEAVEKVMNDLDANNDGEVDFTEFIILMGALTVACNDFFLEFKTDDTAKEGSGSAEKKE, from the exons ATGTCCAAGGAACCCACTTCCAACCTGGAGAGTGCCATGCAGATGCTGATAAAAACCTTCCACAAGTACTCAGGGAAGGAGGGAGACAAGTACACCCTGAGCAGGGgtgagctgaaggagctgctggtggaAGAGCTGGGGAGTTACCTGGGG agctCTAAAGATAATGAAGCAGTTGAGAAAGTGATGAATGACCTGGACGCCAACAATGACGGGGAGGTGGACTTCACCGAGTTCATTATTCTGATGGGAGCCCTCACAGTCGCCTGCAACGACTTCTTCCTGGAGTTCAAAACAGATGACACGGCAAAAGAGGGAAGCGGATCAGCAGAGAAGAAAGAGTGA